One Epinephelus moara isolate mb chromosome 20, YSFRI_EMoa_1.0, whole genome shotgun sequence genomic window carries:
- the LOC126408558 gene encoding mannose-binding protein C-like, giving the protein MRMILLFCILCLMTSTGHNQAAGVPGRPGPPGARGEPGPVGPRGPPGMTGPPGPPGPPGPPGPAAFCGRDIFGPIMEDLETLKKSLAKVKLTINYDFVRSVGQKYFVSNKEMGSFSRAVEFCSQQDLELALPQNEEENNILTQVFVESNENAWINVNNKAVGNFEADMKNQHLAFTKWGEGQPDKSIQDTGCTMLSENRVWKVTPECSLNAYIICQI; this is encoded by the exons ATGAGGATGATTCTTCTATTCTGCATCCTCTGCCTGATGACTTCTACTGGCCACAATCAGGCTGCAG GAGTTCCTGGACGTCCTGGACCACCTGGAGCACGTGGAGAACCTGGACCAGTTGGACCTCGTGGACCTCCTGGAATGACTGGACCACCTGGACCACCTGGACCACCTGGACCACCTGGACCTGCTGCATTCTGTGGACGAG ATATCTTTGGCCCTATTATGGAGGACCTTGAAACCTTAAAGAAGAGCCTTGCGAAGGTCAAGCTGA CTATAAACTACGACTTTGTCCGCAGCGTTGGTCAGAAATACTTTGTGTCCAACAAGGAGATGGGCTCGTTCTCCAGGGCCGTTGAGTTCTGCTCCCAACAAGACTTAGAGCTGGCTTTACCCCAGAACGAGGAGGAGAACAACATACTGACTCAAGTGTTTGTGGAAAGTAACGAGAACGCCTGGATCAACGTCAACAATAAAGCAGTGGGGAATTTTGAGGCTGATATGAAAAACCAACATCTGGCCTTCACCAAATGGGGAGAAGGGCAGCCAGATAAATCCATCCAGGATACAGGCTGCACTATGCTGTCAGAAAACCGTGTCTGGAAAGTGACACCTGAATGCTCTCTGAATGCTTACATCATTTGTCAGATATAG